The following coding sequences lie in one Mesorhizobium sp. NZP2298 genomic window:
- a CDS encoding LTA synthase family protein, with translation MAKSSKRAGKAAPQFLEDDPSTGYLPGRTWPVVRYGLISLAISTILVFTIELIVRGDFAGTVSFFLQPLKPGWTTIVVFALMLIGLDAVLGRSHQSLMIVAPLTLSLAFVGHQKSHYLGDPLYPTDFLYARQIFALLPLLVRERPMTALAMVVGIVAGLSLLVYGWRLWRRKVPALSHKGRLARLTLAVPLLAFFVSIMDYATFSWTRDRLQIIPIMWDQKENYASNGFALAFALNVPMAHVSAPPGYTEKAIAAIDRPQITASVPNEKPDIIVVMSESFWDPTKLPGVTITPDPIPTVRALRSGSMFSPEFGGMTANIEFEALTGFSNAFLPAGSIPYQQYVRTPTPSMATFLKSEGYRARAIHPGTNWFWNRGAVYADFGFNDFKSEETLPPMEKRGPLASDAAMTDEIIREADASDDPVFFFAVSLQNHGPYEPNRYYNPTHAVQAPISQWARDSLLSYAEGSADADHGLERLIEWAKKRERPTIVAFFGDHLPPLGPVYVETGFLKDNVAPRKEPTPQAALDHHETPLIIWSNRSGPVADLGTVSPAFLPYHILTAAGITHPYYTGFLGEMRERYRVVDRNLLLTPAGEATPDWSRQKEIDPAIRDFRLIQYDMMFGKRHAAPDFFPETVDKIVAHTS, from the coding sequence GTGGCAAAGAGTTCGAAACGCGCCGGTAAAGCCGCGCCTCAGTTCCTGGAAGACGATCCGTCCACCGGCTATCTGCCGGGCCGGACATGGCCGGTCGTCCGCTACGGATTGATCAGCCTGGCGATCTCAACCATCCTGGTGTTCACCATCGAATTGATCGTGCGCGGTGACTTTGCCGGCACCGTCTCCTTCTTCCTGCAGCCGCTCAAGCCGGGCTGGACGACCATCGTCGTGTTCGCGCTGATGCTGATCGGCCTCGACGCCGTGCTCGGCCGCAGCCATCAGAGCCTGATGATTGTCGCGCCATTGACGCTCTCGCTGGCCTTTGTCGGCCACCAGAAATCGCATTATCTCGGCGATCCGCTCTACCCGACGGATTTCCTCTACGCCCGCCAGATCTTCGCCCTGTTGCCGCTCCTGGTGCGTGAACGGCCGATGACCGCGCTCGCCATGGTCGTCGGCATCGTCGCGGGCCTGTCGCTGCTCGTCTACGGCTGGCGGCTGTGGCGCCGCAAGGTTCCCGCGCTCAGCCACAAGGGTCGCCTTGCCCGGCTGACGCTGGCGGTGCCGCTGCTCGCCTTCTTCGTATCGATCATGGACTACGCCACCTTCTCATGGACCAGGGATCGGCTGCAGATCATCCCGATCATGTGGGACCAGAAGGAAAACTACGCCTCCAACGGCTTTGCGCTGGCCTTCGCGCTCAACGTGCCGATGGCCCATGTCTCGGCCCCCCCGGGCTATACGGAAAAGGCGATCGCGGCGATCGACCGGCCGCAGATAACGGCCTCGGTGCCTAATGAAAAGCCAGACATCATCGTCGTCATGAGCGAATCCTTCTGGGATCCGACCAAGCTGCCCGGCGTCACCATCACACCGGATCCCATTCCCACCGTGCGGGCATTGCGTTCCGGTTCGATGTTCTCGCCTGAATTCGGCGGCATGACCGCAAATATCGAATTCGAGGCGCTGACCGGTTTTTCCAACGCTTTCCTGCCGGCCGGCAGCATCCCCTACCAGCAATATGTGCGCACGCCGACACCATCGATGGCGACCTTCCTGAAGAGTGAGGGCTACCGGGCGCGCGCCATCCATCCGGGCACCAACTGGTTCTGGAACCGTGGCGCGGTATACGCCGATTTCGGTTTCAACGATTTCAAGTCGGAAGAAACGCTGCCGCCCATGGAAAAGCGCGGACCGCTGGCATCGGACGCGGCGATGACGGATGAGATCATCCGGGAAGCCGACGCCAGTGACGACCCGGTGTTCTTCTTCGCGGTCAGCCTGCAGAACCATGGCCCCTATGAACCGAACCGCTATTACAACCCGACCCACGCCGTGCAGGCGCCGATCAGCCAGTGGGCGCGCGATTCGCTGTTGAGCTATGCGGAGGGTTCAGCCGACGCGGACCACGGCCTTGAACGGCTGATCGAATGGGCCAAGAAGCGCGAACGGCCGACGATTGTCGCCTTCTTCGGCGACCATCTGCCGCCGCTGGGGCCAGTTTATGTCGAGACCGGCTTCCTGAAGGACAACGTTGCGCCACGCAAGGAGCCGACACCGCAAGCCGCCCTTGACCACCACGAGACACCGCTGATCATCTGGTCGAACCGCTCCGGTCCGGTCGCGGATCTCGGCACGGTCAGCCCGGCATTCCTGCCCTATCATATACTCACCGCGGCCGGCATCACCCATCCCTACTACACGGGCTTCCTGGGCGAGATGCGGGAACGCTACCGCGTCGTCGACCGCAACCTGCTGCTGACCCCGGCCGGCGAAGCCACGCCCGATTGGTCACGTCAGAAGGAGATTGATCCGGCAATCCGCGATTTCCGGCTCATCCAGTACGACATGATGTTCGGCAAGCGCCATGCCGCGCCCGACTTCTTCCCCGAGACGGTCGACAAGATCGTCGCCCATACGAGTTAA